The DNA sequence ACTTCTGGATAAAAGGTAAGACTGAACATAAGCACATTTCAGGACCGCACTTGAAAACCTTCCTAATCTTTTTAGACTTCACATTCTGAGCCTCAAAGTTTCTTACTCACAGTTTGTCCAATTCTCACCTACATCCATCTCCACTTCAAAAGACCACTGCATTTTAACGGTCCCCTGTCAATGTAAAGTCTTTTACACGTATGAAAAGGAGAGGGCAGCAAAATGCCAAGACAAGGACAGGTTGACATGCTTCcaagagaaagggaaaaaagacaAGGTGAAGCATTCCAGAGATACATGCTGCTAAAACAGTGCTGAAATCGGGCAGGAGAGGTCTTATAAGCAATGCAACCTGAGCACAGGTTAATATACTTACAAATCAAGTGTACATCAAGCATTGCAAACGCACCACAAACAAATGACATTGATGAGGCGTGCCAGAGACACAGCAGTTTGTTTAGGAAAAAGAAATTAAgcagcaaagcaaaacaaaatataatgaaatctTCATAGTGTTGTATTTTTACAGGAGTGACACATGCTGAAAAATGGCCAAGCAAACATGACAATGCCACCAGATCATGCCACACCCCAAGTAGAAACATAAACGATAAAGAACTTGGAATTTCAACCAGTTcggaaaaaacaacaataacaaagatGCCTGAAGCCATCTTGATTGAGTGAAAATCTTTAAATGTGCATGATAAAAACGAACAATTTACTGTGTCTTATCTCAAGTTATGACTACACAGCCTCTTAATTTATCTAATTTACAGCACATCCAACCATTATTATGCTTTTACGACAACTTAGTTCAAGTTTATACAAAGGTCCTCCATCAGAATCTTGAAGAACTAGCTTAGCCTAGCTGTGACAAATCGTCAATGCTATACAGCAGTGACACTCTCAAAACATTCATATCTTTGACATTTGTTGTCATATCGCCACTATTTTAGCAATAGCACATTGCTGGTGGATAAAGACATTAGCTGACATTAGCTTCTGTAAGCTATGACTAACAGAAAGGTATTTCTGGTTGAGTAAAGGCATGATAtctttatgtgtgtttgtaattcTTTGTTTCTACACAAatgataaagaaatatttcacactTTTGGCAATGTGAGTAGTCAATTGGTTAGCAGTAATATGGGTAACCTTATTTAGCAATCGTAAATAGATTTTAGTCTCTACATTTATAGACATGGCACTTTGCAGAAGGACCTTCAATTCCTCttcaattcaaatatgaagttaaTCCTCTAAGAGTAACAGATACGAATTGTACTTGCATTtgtagtattaaaatatttatttcaggcAGAACAGTCTTCCAAAACTTCCAAACATTGCAAAATTACCATAAATGCTAATCTTGTTAATCCTTGCTCAACTAGTGCCACCAAATGTCATTTCCAAACACTGCCCATATTTGCAGTTAATCGTGCCCCAAAGCACAAATGGTTAATGCTATCCCAGGCCATGCCATTTCCATTTGGTGCCACTAATGGCACAGAAACTACACAATGCACCTTTAAGTTCCTTGACTGGGTCTCCAAGTTGTAAAATGGATGTACAGTCAACAAAAAACCAAGAGCTCTTCATATTCTCTAGCAGTTAAAGAATTGCGTCCCATCTTCATTATTGATGGGATAACTGTAGCCATTGTCTCCCCCTTGACCCTCGTCCTCCAGTTGGAGACTGCCAAATGAGAACTTGCTTCGGGGCATAGGGGAAGAATGGGCCGCCCCGGGGTTTCCAAAGACTAGGGGCTGACTGTAAGAGTTACTGCCTACATCTGACTCAGTATCACTAGACTCCGTTCCACTACTCGTGGAACCATCAATCATATGGACTGGGCTACTATGGTCATTAGCACTCAGTCTGCTTCCATAGAGTCTCTGGACATTGCTGGATCGAGCATGGCTAGCCACTCCTTGGCCATTAGCAGCCACACGGCGTTCAAGGGCAGCCATACGTTCAGCCCTCGAGACAGCTGATCGAGGTTCATTGGCCGGGGTTGAACTTAACTGGCTCAAAATCATGGGATCAGTGTCGGAACGGTTGCGCATGCCGTTTTGGAGTTTGTGCAAATGTGGGGATCGATTAACAATTGGGGAGTAGCTCCCATAATGTTGAGGCTCACTGCCAGATCGGCCATTAGTAAGGTAATGACTACCGTCATCCCAACGGCGATGACCGCTATAGCCGATCTGCTCTGGATGGTTCAGGGAGCTGGCTTTGTGAAAACTGCTCAACACTGGACTGCAGTTTGCACTCCGGGAACCAACTAGATGACCTGAAGGTGCCACCAGACCACGTCTGTCCATACCCTGAAACAATTCATCCACCAAGGTACTACTCAGGGGCAAAGCACGTGGTGATCCGTTACCACAAAACGACCCATTAGACAATTGACTACCATTGAAAGTATCTGAACTCTGACCCAACCGATGGCTGGTCAAATGAGACTCCCGGAATCTGGACTTGTTTGCGCCTTGTCCTTTGTGCTGACCATTTCCATAACCATTACTCTTGCCTGCTCTACGGCCGTTTGGCTCAACCTCATCATTGTCATATGTGTGGGAGTGAGACCTAGTGACACGGCCTTTGACCACATCATATTCACTATCTATGTCACTGCAGTCAATGTAAGGTATCGAGGAGCTGCTACCCTTGGCAGCATGGGATGCTAGACCTGTGCTCAGATGCTCGGCCTGCTGCTTGGACGGGGATGGCTTTAATCGAGCATCCGCCTCATCATGGGTCCCATTTCGGCATCCATTGGTCTGTGAGGTTAGACTCCCAGTGTAACGCTGGAGAGTTGGGTTTTCAACAGTCACTTGGGTGCGCCCAACAGGGGAGTCCGCCTTGTGTACTGAAGCACTGGCATTCCTCTGCAAAATGTAGAATGCAAGAGATTGGGGAAGGAAGATGATTAGAGGCAGAAATTGATCACTTTTAAAGGAACattccactttttttgaaaatagacaTATTTACCAACTCCAGGAGTTAAACAGttaagttttaccatttttgaatgcatttagtTAAACTCTAGATCTGTTGGTAGCACTTTTAGTGCAGCTTAGAATACTTCATTGAATTATGCCATTAGCATCCCTCACACAAAAATTACCAaagagtttagatatttttatataccgatatggctaggaactatactctcattccggcaTAATTAAGTAACTCACAACTCACATCTCTCACAAATGAAAGGTACCATTTTAGCCATTTGTGTGCCATATCAGCCACATCAGTCTAGAAaattgcaacttttcattttccatcagTCTTAGTACAAGTAGTAACTACAGAAGATTCAAGTTTTAAGAGAGATGCTAACTGTCTAATCAGACTCAATGTTCTATGCTCTAAACGTGCTACAGccagaaatgaaaatctgtTCAATTTATCTTGAAATaaaaaactcaactgtttaactcttggggagttggaaaattagcttatttttaaaagaaaagaggagTGTTCTTTTGGCACTATAAAGTTTTACAGAGTTATACAGAGGTGGAGCAAGTTATCATATTATAGTGGCAAATTTGTCAAGTCTTTTTTCTTTGAACAAAATGTGCACCGGTGATTCATTCAAGATAAGaccaaaaatgtgtatttagaaAGTAATTGGGGTTGATTCTGATGTTGACTTTAAGCTTGCATAATATGggattttttaatgcattcttgctgtgTTTGTACAGTACACTAAGATACATTACACTTACCTCTCCTTGACCCTCAGCACACAGCCTGGGTGGGAATGGAGAAAGGCCGCTGTTGGACTggattttactgtgttttctgaggaTGGACGATTGAAAATGATTAGCAAGAAGTTTTTTACTAGGTTAAAAATGTGACATATTTTCACTCTAGATGTTGGTGGATTGGGTAATGGTGTGATAATGAAAAGGCCTTGACGACTGCTAACaagaaaacaagatttttgTTTCATCTAGTGCTTAAAAACTTTAAGCTGAATGAGGTTAGAGTGAAGTGGTAAAGTTAAGTGTGAGTGGTTTTATTTCGAGGTGGCTTCTATTGTATTTGCTTTGTTATTTCTAGGGTCATTTCTAGGACATTGCTTTTGTTATTTCTAGGATTTTTAGTGGTTCTAGTACACTCTGGTGTATTACTTGGGCTAAGTGGTTTTGGGATGCTTTCTAAGGCATTTCTACGTCATTTCTATGGTGCTTCTAGGGGACGTTGCttagtttataaaatgtttttagtggTTTCTACATCATTACTGTGTCCTTTCTAGTATGTTTTGGGTGGCATGCTGCTAGATGGTTTCTATGGACTTCTGGAtagttttgtctgtttttggtcatttttagtgtgttgctaggtggtttctAGGTTACTTTTGGTGATTTCTAAGGCATTCCTGGATGGTTTCTATGGTATTTTAGGTCATTTCTAAGCCATTGTTACGCATTTTCTATGGTGCTTtgagtggtttctagggtgttgctaggtgctTTCTAGGATATTTTGGGTGGTCTGATAGGTAGTTCCTAGGGACATCTGGATAGTGTCGTGGTCATTGCTAGGtgaagtaaaaatgtataacgAAGATTGGAATGGAATATGGAAAGTCATTTGGATAAAAGAGCCAAGAAGTGGCATGCACATGAGACTTGGTGTTTATGAATGCAAAATTTGCCTTCTCAAAGGTTCTTGGGAAATAGATAACTGGTCTGTTGACTGTTTTGGACAGAAATTAAATGCAGCAGAAAGGTAGTGACATTTAGACAAAGGTCAACAGAGAAAACTCACCTTTCAAAAGGGACCTTTTTGAATTCAGAGTCCTTTACATAATCAATCACCTGCCTTTGTGTGCGGCCgctaatgaagaaaaacatgacATATGAGAGAGTGATTCAGAACCAAAGAGAGAAgcaaaaaacatacacatcAAAACATTAACCATCTGGTAAGAACTGAGACCTACTTGCACTGTGATTACTTagcaattaaatgcatgcagAATACATGCTGAGCTAGAGAAAGAAGTTAGTGAGGTAAATGTTTCACTTAGTGGTAAATTCAATTTCTGGTGATGGTAGAGACaccatttaatttgatttaaaacgaCTTTAAGTGCACATGCTATTACCTGAACCTGAAAGAAGAACCCCTGGTGAATAAAACCGGTTTGGGCTTGGGTTTGGGTTCTTCGAACAGGCGGAAAAAGGCATGATACTCCACGCATATTTTCCAAAACACTTTGCAGCAGTCCCTGCTTCCCATCATAAACTCCAGAGTATCCTGACAGTTACTCTGCTACGAGAGCAGAAACAGAACATTACAGGGGGTTTTTAATGTTCCCTAAACTACGGGGGAAAATTCTGTAGCGTTCACATACTGTTATAAAACAACCAAGTGAGCACTTACATTTAAGTCAGGTCGTAGTTTTATGAGAAAGCGCTTCCTTTTGAAGCTCAGCTTGCGGACTTTAGACCAgttgaaagcatttattttggtGTGTCCCTTTAGAAGTCAAGCATAAAAGTGCATTTAGGAACAATTTAGGATGATAAAAACCACAACATATTCCATTTAAGTACAAGAAAGCTTCATTCATTcttcatttagaaaaatactCGTAACTTACCTGAAAGACCAGCACACCAGAATGGGCCACGGCGAGGCTTAGCTTCGTACCCTCGCGATCTTTTGCGGGGTGAAGACGCACTCCATACATCTCAAGTCTTCTTGCGATCTCCAAAAGCTGGTAGTCCGATTCAGCTGGTGTCTGCCCGCTGTGGAAGggttaaatcatataaaattaaGTCAAGTAATAAGCTTAATAATCAACCTTAAAAGACATACCGGGATCAGCATACAGGATCTGAACTTTTATAATTGCTCATAATTGCTGATGAAATTTATTCACTGATAAAATCAAAGTTTACTGCCactttctaaattaaaaaaaatggtctgAACTTTAAATGTCAAAGCAATCTAGTGTACCAATTCCCTGAACAGTATGTTTAATTAGCAAAGTTATAAAAACAGGATATTTGGCTAAATATAAATGGCAATAAACAGTATACTGATCGTTTAATGCTTAGAAACATCTGATGTTATGCTTTCGGCTGGACTATATAGCATATAAAACCAAATAACAGGTTTGATTTGACTTTGAGCCATGACGTTACACTCACCCGTGTTTCCGATGGTATTCAATGATCTTGTCCATCAGTGTGTCCTGCTCGggaatgtatttattgttgagTAGATGTTGTTTGCACTGCACCTCGTCAAAGTCTCCAATCTCAGCTGCAACCATAGAAACAGACACATTTTCATGCATCTATTATATCAAATGTAAGAGTGTGCGATAGAAACTTATCTGACATACATAAAAGTGTGGAATGTACTGTAGATTAAGTAAACTGATTTTGCATAACGTTTTTACTTTTACCATGCTGTTCACAATACaaacatgtgaccctggaccacaaaatgaGACTGTTGCTGGGGTATATTAATAGCAGTAGCCAAAACATTAACatcattgatttttcttttgtcaaaaataattaggatattaagtaaagctcatgttccatgaagatttcctactgtaaatatatcaaaacttgcTAAATggcttaatttggacaactttaaaggtgatttccAAATAgttctatcctaacaaaccatatatcaatGAAAAACCTATTTATTgagatgtataaaaaaattggtCTGCACCAACGGTCAGTCTCTCGATTTTATTACGGATGCTGCACTAGTCCTCAGCATCCTCAGCAGCGGTTTCCATAGCAACTAACCGGTCTGTGATGTAGTGATGTGGAAGCAAAGCGTGTTTGACATTATCTGAACATGGTTGTGCACGAGCGACAACATGAAGTATAATCCGATCCGTCGCTCGATGACAGCGCTGTCATTCAAACAATCCCTCAGGAATTCCGCCGAAGCGTACAGCTCGACAAATACTAGTTTACAAGAGTAATGCACTTTTCTGACGGAGATTTAACACAAACCATAATTCTGTTTGTTCAACTCCTTAATTATCCTTAAACACAATTCTTGATCTATTTTCAGCTCCTCGATGTCTGAATGTTTCTGCCTGCGTATGAATCGTGCCAAAATCATCAAACCAATGAATTGAATCTAACAATGAAACTATAATGCATCTATAACAGAATTTAATGAATGATTATGCAAAGCCTTACGCATTTATTTCTTACTCAAATACAATGCCTGATCTATTTTTACTTAAGTATTAAGCCCAAACCAAAGCTTTCTAATCTACTTGCGCCAATTTGAAAAACGCATCTCATTTCATTAAGGATCATAACCGAATCCAATCCATGTCAGGATGATTATTCACGCTTCTGGCGTCTTACATTGCACTATATGAGACACCAGCAGGGCGGCGCTGCTTTCGTTGCAGGTCAAACGTCCACAGGCCAGGTCGTGCTTGATCTGCAAGGCGAAAAGATACCTGCCGGGGGAAATAATTAGAGCAATTTACAAGAGAGACTGAATCAGAATGACAAGCAGTAAATCGATAGAAAGGTTTCATTACAGTGACAGGCGCTTATTAGTTGAATGTGTGCAGCGACTGTACAACTGCTTTTAATAGTCTGACGCCAACGACGCATGCAAAAGTCCATTTTAACCACTTCTGATCAATATTTTCATGCAGCGGAGCAGAGGGTAGATGCTTAGAAGTGCTTGAAGGTTGTTCTGGCTTTAACGTGACGCTAAGTGCAGTCGTGAACTATAAAGAGACGCTCTGATTGAGTTTGGCAGCATCTCTCTCTCAGTACGTCCATCTGTTATTGCCCTGCTGCCAAGcacaataaaatcattattcagTTGATTATGCGATCAAACAGGGCTCACAGCTTAACAATAGGggtctttcttctttttcttttaccgTCGGCCCATAGTCTGTACGTTTACTTGCACATCTTCTAGATATCTTTAGCAAACCAATCGCAAAACATGATACCAGTTATTTGTGTCAAATGAAACGTGACAGTATATACTTTCcaagaatgtattttatttacaaaataagcaTACTGAAAGAATTGAATGCAAGCAGCATCTGTGTTTTAGATTCTGcgcttatatataaaatattacaaacgaTACATAAGTTACTATAAGTTTTAAATAGTCACCTTTCAGTTCCAGATTCAAAACCAAACTCAAATGAGATAAATCACCATCAAATGTGAAGAATTTAATTCACtggattataaaaaaattatatatgcatagACTTTTACAATCTATTTTTTATGGCCCTTCCAGCCAAAATAATTATCTAATAATTTATACCGTGACTGGTGCAGAAAATACcatgaaatatgattttagcCGAACTGCCTACTCTTTCACCTGCTTAGACATCTCTGccttatataaaatatgtttttattggtacaaaaatgataaaaaatgctttctacaattaaaaaagtacaaatttaaaACTGGAATGAGTTTCATTTGAAGTACCAAAAAGTACTAAAtcaaagcacaaataaattaaagctaaaaaaacaaatgaataaataaaagcttattcaaaatatgaataaatactataataatatataaatatttttttatttacatttttttattttttataaatatataaataaaagttttattttaataacattgaGATGCAATTACAATTGTTACTATtttgaggttttgttttttttggtcattgtCCTTGTTTTGATACAGTTATTATTACTTGTTATTTTAGCTTTAAGTATTTTAGGACAAGATGTTacgcaaaataaaaatgttgccttgacaattaaattaactttacattttttcccccctcattgtttatagttttagtttagtcacCTCAAAAACACTCtcagaaactaaataaaagccAAGTATAATCTTCAGTCTCCTTCAAGTTCTTCATTCTTTTCCTCCCCATTCTCTTCAGTTCACGCATTGGGTTTTTTAACAGATTTCCGAAATGTTCTATCAGGCTATCAGCTACGTTTACACGATCCATCAAAAGGATTTTTACAGCTTGAAGTGTTTTGCAAAGGCGAAATGTCCTTGGCCGAGCGTTTCAGGTTTGGCAGTAATATAATACGCAGCCATCACAGGAAAATCAGGAGCTCTTTCTGTGCTGCCAGCAGCTACTGACGGTCCAAGCAGAACAgagcagaaaacacagagaCTCCTGGGAGACCCGACACAGTCTTATTCTGCCTCAGATTTCCTCTCCTGAATGATGCCTGACTCTCTAAAGCCGGCAGGGAAATGTGCCACCAGTCATTCCGTCGGTGGACGTGTTGTAAGATTCATTACGCTTGTCGACACGATCAGCCGAGGAATATTAACACGCGCTCCGGCCATGAATAAGTCATTTGTTAGGGACATTACAGCAACTGAAAGCTCCTGCATGATTTACAAGCCACTTCATTCACCTTCTGCAGcagatgcattatatttataatcagTGATTGAGGCCACGTTACAACcgaaatgaataaatgtctcCAACGTTCATGTTCTGaaggtttatttattgaaatgtaaacTGTGAATGACttgtaatatttctctttattaaCTGGGTAAAGCAAactataaatattacacaattaAGTCACAGTAATTTTATGGtagcactatataaatatttttttaaatacataaatatttttaaatacataaatatatatatatatatatatatatatatatatatatatatatatatatatataaatatatttttattaaaatatatatataaaaatgtgtgtgaataaataaatataaaaattattatgtttattatgtataaattataatgaaaaattcTCTAATAATTTCTTTGTTATATGCACATTACAGAATATTCATGACAAATGGttgatatatttttcagttaagatgtaaatattaaaataaaacctaacaCGATGACAGTAGATGTTATaactaaacatatatattttcttttcgactaatattaatattagtaagtCTCAAActaatggtttcttttcaatatttattattttaattatttttaaagaatacgTATTACTGGATTTCATTCACATGTAGAattcaagcatttttttaattcagtgaatCCCTCACAAATAAACACCATTTCATCTCGTTTgatcatttattatgttatttgcAGGATTAAGATTCATATTCATccacacacatattcataatAGCCaattatggttattattataaatgccaCTATTATTACTTAagtaaagaataataataataataataataataataaatacacaaatattgaAAGGTTTGGATCCaattcaaatgttgactagtgtgtgtgtgtgtgtgtgtgtgtgtgtgtgtgtgtgtgtatgcacacatatacacaattataaaatacaattatttatttatttctaaataatttgaACAGTCTAGTGATTCTAGACCGTGTTAGTGATGGAAAGCGCACCTGGTGAGCTCTTCCAGCAGCTGTGTGTGATCGGGAGGGAAGAACTTCACCACGAAGCGCAGGATGGTGTTCTTGGGTCCTGCGGAAACACAAACACGATGCATGACGACGTGCCGTCAGATCACGCTCACCGGATCAACTCACGAGAGGTACTCGGATACGTACGTCGGATTTGCTTTAAAATGGGCTTCAGCAGATCCAGCCAGACCTGAGAGGAGAgtcaaaccacacacacacacacacacacacacacacacacacacacacacacacaaacacacacacacacacacacacacacacacacacacacacacacacacacacacacacacacacacgtcagacACTGTTTCGCTACAGCACATATGAgaacacacacagttttattaCAGAGACATTTCTCTtgctgcaatgcattctgggattgccttGTGGACACATAATATGCATATGTCTTCGATTTCTTCAATTCGACAAACAAAGCGTATATTAAATGACgcatgaaattatataaaatctttatAGATGCTTCGTGCTTGCAGGTCAATAACTTGATATTAATGCGCGTGCAGaaattatttgactttttttacatAACGGCCACTGATAGTCGCTATTATCATTAACGTTGACgacaacaataataatcataaaaagaaacaaaaataaataaaaacacagtcaaGAATTTGTCAATGCATGTCAAATCacttaaaaaagttaaatacacTAGTAATAATATAGCCTTAGTATTAATAAGAAGAATATGGCCTTAAATACCAAATGTCaagcatttacagtaaaacatcacTTAAAAGCACTCATGTAATATTATCAagtattcataatttattatactACTACTTcagcctaaaaataaaaataaaaacacatcagaATTGGCTTATtagccaaaaacaacaacacacatcTGTTTCATGTTTATCATGCCTGTGAATGCTGTCTAGTTAGGGAGCTCACGGACACAACGGACACCTGAAAAGGGTTTACGAGGTTTCAAACGCTGACATCAGAATATAAAATGATGTGTCGCTCACGGTCATTTTACGCTGGTCCTGAAACTCCAAACCGAAGTAATCTCCCTCGATGAGGTTCAGGTGAGCACAAACCAGGTCAAACAGCACCTTCCCTGGAGCCCGTTGCTGTCCGAACAGAGAAGATGAATCACTTTTAGtcatgaaacacacacatctgatgCACCTGTGTAAGCATTTGTTTTAACGCCGTTCAAAGGAAGTCCAAAAGAATATCCCGTTTCACTCAAAACAGCCTGCAAACGTCACTTCATTCTCACTTCGGCTTCAAGCGTCTCAGTTTCTATTGATGCTGCGGCAGGAACAAAGACTTCAGTGAAACGTGTAATTACAGTAAACGTGTCGGCAAACACCGAACTACAGCAGGGATCCACGAATACACCGGGAAACCAGCACCAATGGATCGGCCACCCatttcacaacacacacacccacacacacacacacactcactcacacacacacacacacacacacacacacacacacacacacacacacacacacacacacgcacacacgcacacacacacacagacgcgcaCCAGTTAAAACCAATGTTATAGAAACGAGCGTGGCATTTAAACTGgaaattgtgatttaatttgcaaaaagaTCCTGATGGGAATTTTCATTTAGGATTCATAAAGTACTGACGCTGTCTGACgacaaacatttcttaaatatagaaaatatttttttctaaatatacatcCACGTgctacaaaatgaaacaaaaatactattttctaaatgtatattcatatagtttaaaaaagttaaaaagtagtagtagtaatatgaagcacaaagaaaataaaaagataaaagtattcattttaattaatttctctctctctatatatatatatacatacacacacacacacacacacatatatatatatatatatatatatatatatatatatatatatatatatatatatatatatatatatatatatatatatatatatatatatatattaacaatgaGACTTTGTAGTAGTAAAGTAATGgctataaatgtaataattatatctAAAACGTtatctaaaaatgcacattaaagctatatattattaatagagtatgctattaataataatagcaataaagaGCTTAATACTATATGTAAAGAATTTCTATCCTGGTTACACAAGAAGCAAAAATAACATACAcacaattattgttattaaaatgtaagaaGTGAAAGCTAGACTATATTTCTGATGATTTCAGACGTGCTGTAGGTCTGATTCTTCAGCAGCGAGGCTAAACCTGAGCAAACACACCGCAGCTCTTTAAGACGTCTCTGGATTTCATCACCCCTCGATCCTGCC is a window from the Puntigrus tetrazona isolate hp1 chromosome 1, ASM1883169v1, whole genome shotgun sequence genome containing:
- the farp1 gene encoding FERM, ARHGEF and pleckstrin domain-containing protein 1 isoform X2, encoding MVEPEERPSVAGQRLGAPESMGISTLEPGQRPPTMPPGRQISIRVQMLDDTQEVFEVSQRAPGKVLFDLVCAHLNLIEGDYFGLEFQDQRKMTVWLDLLKPILKQIRRPKNTILRFVVKFFPPDHTQLLEELTRYLFALQIKHDLACGRLTCNESSAALLVSHIVQSEIGDFDEVQCKQHLLNNKYIPEQDTLMDKIIEYHRKHGGQTPAESDYQLLEIARRLEMYGVRLHPAKDREGTKLSLAVAHSGVLVFQGHTKINAFNWSKVRKLSFKRKRFLIKLRPDLNSNCQDTLEFMMGSRDCCKVFWKICVEYHAFFRLFEEPKPKPKPVLFTRGSSFRFSGRTQRQVIDYVKDSEFKKVPFERKHSKIQSNSGLSPFPPRLCAEGQGERNASASVHKADSPVGRTQVTVENPTLQRYTGSLTSQTNGCRNGTHDEADARLKPSPSKQQAEHLSTGLASHAAKGSSSSIPYIDCSDIDSEYDVVKGRVTRSHSHTYDNDEVEPNGRRAGKSNGYGNGQHKGQGANKSRFRESHLTSHRLGQSSDTFNGSQLSNGSFCGNGSPRALPLSSTLVDELFQGMDRRGLVAPSGHLVGSRSANCSPVLSSFHKASSLNHPEQIGYSGHRRWDDGSHYLTNGRSGSEPQHYGSYSPIVNRSPHLHKLQNGMRNRSDTDPMILSQLSSTPANEPRSAVSRAERMAALERRVAANGQGVASHARSSNVQRLYGSRLSANDHSSPVHMIDGSTSSGTESSDTESDVGSNSYSQPLVFGNPGAAHSSPMPRSKFSFGSLQLEDEGQGGDNGYSYPINNEDGTSPQSSESPSAGQVMVNGQKQSLSLGQSPDGRQPSPLTSPLLTDAGFVRTDDEDEVRRKRFPTDKAYFIAKELLTTERTYLKDLEVITVSFQKSVGKDEAMPDSLRNLIFANFEPVYKFHETFLKDVEQRLAQWEGRSNAHIKGDYQRVGDVMLANIQGLKLLTAHLQKHSEALLELERACRSSRRLEGLCRDFELQKVCYLPLNIFFLRPLHRLMHYKQILERLCKHYPPTHDDFRDSRAALADISEMVVQLQGTLIKMENFQKLLELKKDLTGVDNLAVPGREFIRLGCLSKLSGKGLQQRMFFLFNDVLMYTSRGMTASNQFKVHGQLPLYGMTIRESEDEWGVPHSFTLFGQRQSVVVAASSASEMEKWVEDIRMAIELADKCNGSSEILSSSFTDSKSPEESSADQESEDDLSASRTSLERQAPHRGNTTVHVCWHRNTSVSMVDFSVALENQLSGNLLRKFKNSNGWQKLWVVFTNFCLFFYKTHQDEYPLASLPLLGYSITVPSESENIHKDYVFKLHFKSHVYYFRSESEYTFERWMEVIRSATCSSSHIRSLSRKEPHVY